A single Acidimicrobiales bacterium DNA region contains:
- a CDS encoding NAD(P) transhydrogenase subunit alpha, with protein MTGFLTLFTIFVLSVFLGFEVISKVPSVLHTPLMSGTNAIHGIILVGAIAVLATADSALLKIIGFLAVALATVNVVGGFVVTDRMLEMFKGREQKAPRSDDSTRELPR; from the coding sequence GTGACCGGGTTCCTGACCCTGTTCACCATCTTCGTGCTGTCGGTGTTCCTCGGCTTCGAGGTCATATCCAAGGTTCCGAGCGTCCTGCACACCCCGTTGATGTCGGGCACCAATGCCATCCACGGCATCATCCTGGTGGGCGCCATCGCCGTTCTCGCCACCGCCGACTCGGCGCTTCTCAAGATCATCGGCTTCCTGGCGGTGGCGCTGGCCACGGTCAACGTGGTGGGCGGGTTCGTGGTGACCGACCGCATGCTCGAGATGTTCAAGGGCCGGGAGCAGAAGGCGCCGCGGTCCGATGACAGCACCCGCGAGCTGCCCCGGTGA
- a CDS encoding LCP family protein, which yields MALVILLIVLAAGGYAYLRFRLGQMHRVHVTGLAPEFADHPFNVLMIGSDTRAGLAPSAGNVKAFGSASQVAGQRSDVTSILHVDPVHHTAAILSIPRDLFVPLAGTNGSNRINEAYDHGPSQLVQTVEADLGIPVQHYVEVDFAGFQGTVDALGGVRMSFPFPAKDAYSGLSITTTGCQTLNGAQGLAVARARHYQYYENGYWHYDGSSDLGRIARQHVFLRAVAKAAVSKGLTNPFTANAFLGQAVHDFIIDDAMSTGDLVGLARLFKGFDPASLVSYTLPTTPVTNYESYGDVLLPKQPDDSQVIAAFLSGPAPAGRPGSKGPAIPPSQVSVEVLNGVGKAGIAHTVASELRQTGFDVVGTGNAGSFTYGRTVIAYATGFQAQAQLLQSRVVGGALIEEDHGLTGAQVALVVGSQWAGLESQNGGNPTSVTSTTEGGAAPAAVGQDDSQAFDPSTC from the coding sequence GTGGCCCTGGTGATCCTGCTGATCGTGCTGGCGGCGGGCGGGTACGCCTACCTGCGCTTCCGCTTAGGTCAGATGCACAGGGTCCACGTGACCGGGCTGGCCCCCGAGTTCGCCGACCACCCGTTCAACGTGCTGATGATCGGCTCGGACACGCGGGCGGGCCTGGCCCCGAGTGCCGGAAACGTGAAGGCGTTCGGGTCCGCGTCCCAGGTGGCGGGGCAGCGCAGCGACGTGACGTCGATCCTGCACGTGGACCCCGTCCACCACACCGCCGCCATCCTGTCGATACCGAGGGACCTGTTCGTCCCGCTGGCCGGCACCAACGGCTCGAACCGGATAAACGAGGCCTACGACCACGGGCCCAGCCAGCTGGTCCAGACCGTCGAGGCCGACCTGGGCATACCCGTGCAGCACTACGTCGAGGTCGACTTCGCCGGGTTCCAGGGCACGGTCGACGCCCTGGGTGGGGTGCGGATGAGCTTTCCGTTCCCGGCCAAGGACGCCTACTCGGGCCTGAGCATCACCACCACCGGCTGCCAGACCCTGAACGGGGCCCAGGGCCTGGCCGTGGCCCGGGCCCGGCACTACCAGTACTACGAGAACGGCTACTGGCACTACGACGGGTCCAGCGACCTCGGCCGCATCGCCCGCCAGCACGTGTTCCTGCGGGCGGTGGCCAAGGCGGCGGTGTCCAAGGGCCTGACCAACCCCTTCACGGCCAACGCCTTCCTGGGCCAGGCGGTGCACGACTTCATCATCGACGACGCCATGAGCACGGGGGATCTGGTCGGCCTGGCCCGCCTGTTCAAGGGCTTCGACCCCGCCTCGCTGGTGTCCTACACCCTGCCGACGACCCCGGTGACCAACTACGAGTCGTACGGGGACGTGCTGCTGCCGAAGCAGCCCGACGACAGCCAGGTGATCGCCGCCTTCCTGAGCGGCCCGGCCCCGGCGGGCAGGCCGGGCTCGAAGGGCCCGGCCATCCCCCCCTCGCAGGTGAGCGTCGAGGTCTTGAACGGTGTCGGCAAGGCCGGTATCGCGCACACGGTCGCCTCGGAGCTCCGCCAGACCGGCTTCGACGTCGTCGGCACGGGCAACGCCGGCTCGTTCACCTACGGCCGCACCGTGATCGCCTACGCCACCGGGTTCCAGGCCCAGGCCCAGCTGCTCCAGTCCCGGGTGGTGGGAGGGGCCCTGATCGAGGAGGACCACGGTCTGACCGGGGCTCAGGTGGCGCTGGTGGTCGGCTCCCAGTGGGCCGGTCTAGAGAGCCAGAACGGCGGCAACCCGACGTCGGTCACGTCGACGACCGAGGGCGGGGCGGCCCCCGCCGCCGTCGGCCAGGACGACTCCCAGGCCTTCGACCCCTCTACCTGCTGA
- a CDS encoding MBL fold metallo-hydrolase translates to MTDTASFEITGLAQKQAWEENVMPPVESLGGGLWSVPVPIPQNSLRYVLVYLLELTDGVALIDAGWDTDSAYDALTGGLGKAGYDITDVKGVLVTHIHPDHYGLAGRVREQSGAWVALHPADAAALGERYVNMDELFRRMRTHLLSCGVPPEPLDEMRGASMGVRPFVTFAEPDVLLEDGARPELPGWDLTAVWTPGHSPGHLCFHSASRRLLLSGDHILPRITPNISYHPQQTASPLADFLDSLQKVAGLDADEVLPAHEYRFRGLAARAAQLRAHHEERFTEILDHLRANPGSTAWDVALSISWSRPWDQIEFWMRRAALGETLAHLMILETRGRARRSGQMPERWEIVAA, encoded by the coding sequence ATGACGGACACGGCCTCCTTCGAGATCACCGGCCTGGCCCAGAAGCAGGCATGGGAGGAGAACGTCATGCCGCCGGTGGAGAGCCTGGGCGGCGGACTGTGGTCGGTCCCGGTGCCGATCCCCCAGAACTCGCTGCGCTACGTGCTGGTGTACCTGCTCGAGCTGACCGACGGGGTGGCGCTGATCGACGCCGGCTGGGACACGGACTCGGCGTACGACGCGCTCACCGGTGGCCTCGGCAAGGCCGGCTACGACATCACCGACGTGAAGGGCGTGCTCGTCACCCACATCCACCCCGACCACTACGGGCTGGCCGGGCGCGTGCGGGAGCAGTCCGGCGCGTGGGTGGCGCTGCATCCCGCCGACGCCGCCGCCCTGGGGGAGCGGTACGTGAACATGGACGAGCTGTTCCGCCGCATGCGCACCCACCTGCTCTCCTGCGGGGTTCCCCCCGAGCCCCTCGACGAGATGAGGGGGGCGTCGATGGGTGTGCGGCCGTTCGTCACCTTTGCCGAGCCGGACGTGCTCCTCGAGGACGGGGCGCGCCCCGAGCTGCCCGGGTGGGACCTCACGGCGGTGTGGACGCCCGGGCACAGCCCCGGGCACCTGTGCTTCCACTCTGCGTCCCGCCGCCTGCTGCTGTCCGGGGACCACATCCTGCCGCGCATCACCCCGAACATCTCCTACCACCCCCAGCAGACGGCCAGCCCGCTCGCGGACTTCCTCGACTCCCTCCAGAAGGTGGCCGGCCTCGACGCCGACGAGGTGCTCCCCGCCCACGAGTACCGCTTCCGGGGCCTGGCCGCGCGCGCCGCCCAGCTACGGGCGCACCACGAGGAGCGCTTCACCGAGATCCTGGACCACCTGAGGGCCAATCCCGGGTCCACCGCCTGGGACGTGGCCCTGTCCATCTCGTGGAGCCGGCCGTGGGACCAGATCGAGTTCTGGATGCGCCGCGCCGCCCTGGGGGAGACGCTGGCCCACCTGATGATCCTGGAGACGCGCGGCCGCGCCCGGCGCTCCGGCCAGATGCCCGAGCGCTGGGAGATCGTCGCCGCGTAG
- a CDS encoding Re/Si-specific NAD(P)(+) transhydrogenase subunit alpha: MRLGIPTEILPGERRVAVVPGVVATLTGAGHDVVLQARAGAAAGFADQAYIDAGAVTVPSAAALLGSSDAVLKVQGPTPEEAALVREGATLVGLFSPGRILEAVRALAERRVTSHSLELLPRTTRAQSMDALSSQSTVAGYRAVLIGANRLHRFFPMLMTAAGTVPPAKVLVLGAGVAGLQAIATARRLGAVVMAYDVRSAAEGEVRSLGARFLNLGLATADGAGGYAGELGETAQSAQHAALAPHLTEADVVITTAQIPGRPAPLLVTRDMVDRMRPGSVVVDLASDTGGNVEISEPGREIDHKGVAVVGVANPASDLPTHASQMYARNMANLVVLMTKDGILDPDWSDDILAATCVTRGGEVLYK, encoded by the coding sequence GTGAGGCTGGGCATCCCGACCGAGATCCTGCCGGGAGAGCGCAGGGTGGCGGTGGTCCCCGGGGTCGTGGCCACGTTGACGGGCGCCGGGCACGATGTCGTGCTCCAGGCCCGGGCCGGCGCGGCGGCGGGGTTTGCCGACCAGGCGTACATCGACGCCGGCGCCGTTACGGTGCCCAGCGCCGCCGCGTTGCTGGGCTCGAGCGACGCCGTGTTGAAGGTGCAGGGCCCGACGCCCGAGGAGGCCGCGCTCGTACGCGAGGGCGCCACCTTGGTCGGCCTGTTCAGCCCCGGCCGGATCCTCGAGGCCGTGCGCGCCCTGGCCGAGCGGCGCGTCACCTCCCACAGCCTGGAGCTGCTGCCGCGCACCACCCGGGCCCAGAGCATGGACGCCCTGTCGTCGCAGTCGACGGTGGCGGGCTATCGCGCCGTCCTCATCGGCGCCAACCGCCTGCACCGCTTCTTCCCGATGCTGATGACCGCCGCCGGGACGGTTCCGCCCGCCAAGGTGCTGGTCCTCGGGGCAGGCGTGGCCGGGCTGCAGGCCATCGCGACCGCCCGCCGGCTGGGCGCGGTGGTCATGGCCTACGACGTGCGGTCGGCGGCGGAGGGGGAGGTCCGCAGCCTCGGCGCCCGCTTCCTCAACCTCGGGCTGGCCACCGCCGACGGCGCCGGTGGCTACGCCGGCGAGCTCGGTGAGACCGCCCAGTCCGCCCAGCACGCCGCCCTGGCCCCCCACCTCACCGAGGCGGACGTGGTCATCACCACCGCCCAGATCCCGGGCCGCCCCGCCCCCCTTCTCGTCACCCGGGACATGGTCGACCGCATGCGGCCGGGATCGGTCGTCGTTGACCTGGCCTCGGACACCGGCGGCAACGTCGAGATCTCCGAGCCGGGCCGGGAGATCGACCACAAGGGGGTCGCGGTCGTCGGCGTGGCCAACCCGGCCAGCGACCTGCCGACCCACGCATCCCAGATGTACGCCCGCAACATGGCCAATCTGGTGGTGCTGATGACCAAGGACGGGATACTCGATCCCGACTGGAGCGACGACATCCTGGCAGCCACCTGCGTCACGCGCGGCGGGGAGGTTCTGTACAAGTGA